The genomic window TCTGGCTTTCCACGCCTTTCGCCCCGTCGATCACCATAATCGCCGCATCCACGGCGGTCAGCGTGCGATAGGTGTCTTCCGAGAAATCGGAGTGGCCGGGCGTATCCACCAGGTTGAACCGGTACTCCCCGAAATCAAACGACATGGCCGAGGCGGAAACCGAAATGCCCCGGTCCTTTTCCATCTGCATGAAATCCGACCGTGTGCGCCGCGCCTCGCCCTTGGCGCGCACCTGCCCGGCCATCTGGATCGCCCCGCCATACAGCAGAAATTTCTCGGTCAGTGTGGTCTTGCCCGCATCCGGGTGCGAGATGATGGCAAAGGTGCGGCGGCGGGCAATCTCGGCCGGAAGATCGGGGCGGTTTTTCGGGCTATCCAACATGGGGCGGGATATAGGCGAGGCTTGGCCTATGCGCAATCATCGGCATCCCTGTCGTGACTCTGTGATGCGACTCAGGGTATGCAAAGAACATAGAGTGAACAAATTGAAGGAAACGCAATGAGTCTGGAACAGATTGCCAATGAGTTGGTAGAGGCCTGCAAAACCCAGAATGAAGCAGCCAATCTTGATAAGAACTATGCCCCCGATGCGGCCTCGGTGGAGGCGGCGGATTTCTCGGGCATGGGGCGAGAGGCGCAGGGCATCGAGGCCATCAAGGGCAAACACGCCTGGTGGGCCGAGAATTTCGAGGTGCATGGCGGCGATGTGCAGGGGCCGTTTTTGCATGGTGACGACAAATTCGGTGTGATTTTCGAGATTGACGCGACCCA from Rhodophyticola sp. CCM32 includes these protein-coding regions:
- a CDS encoding SnoaL-like domain-containing protein — its product is MSLEQIANELVEACKTQNEAANLDKNYAPDAASVEAADFSGMGREAQGIEAIKGKHAWWAENFEVHGGDVQGPFLHGDDKFGVIFEIDATHKQSGERTKMKELAIYHVSGGKIVREEFFGTD